One segment of Triticum aestivum cultivar Chinese Spring chromosome 2A, IWGSC CS RefSeq v2.1, whole genome shotgun sequence DNA contains the following:
- the LOC123190111 gene encoding uncharacterized protein isoform X2, protein MPNKRQREARKRFREANPGLCPPAPAPPADGTKKKKSKKSMFKKVKKAGAGGGVGGAGRSKHPLRVPGMRPGEQCFICKGTDHAAKNCPEKSYWDKNKICLLCRERGHSMKNCPDKGDGDLKKFCYNCGESGHSLSKCPKPIENGGTNFASCFVCKQQGHLSKDCPENTHGIYPKGGCCKICGEVTHLARHCPNKRQQYFESSVDDGMNMEGDYQEDHTLHGGDDLEDDFIDEEEANSASGMAVSDECKLKFQELKAKRSFRFITFKINEQTQQVVVDRVGQPGETYADFTATIPADECRYAVFDFDFVTDENCQKSKIFFISWSPDTSRVRSKMLYASSKDRFKRELDGYQVELQATEPSEMTLDIVKARAL, encoded by the exons ATGCCGAACAAGCGTCAGCGGGAGGCGCGCAAGCGCTTCCGCGAGGCGAATCCCGGCCTCTGTCCGCCCGCGCCCGCCCCTCCGGCCGACggcaccaagaagaagaagagcaagaagagcATGTTCAAGAAGGTGAAGAAGGCCGGAGCCGGCGGCGGAGTAGGAGGAGCGGGGAGGTCGAAGCACCCGCTGCGGGTTCCCGGGATGCGGCCCGGGGAACAGTGCTTCATCTGCAAGGGCACCGACCACGCGGCCAAGAACTGCCCCGAGAAGTCCTATTGGGACAAGAACAAG ATCTGCTTGCTCTGCAGGGAGCGAGGGCATAGTATGAAGAACTGCCCTGACAAAGGTGATGGGGATTTGAAGAAATTCTGCTATAACTGTGGTGAATCTGGGCATTCCCTTTCCAAGTGCCCGAAGCCCATTGAAAATG GCGGTACAAACTTTGCGAGCTGCTTTGTCTGCAAACAGCAGGGACATTTGAGCAAGGATTGCCCCGAAAATACACACGGCATTTATCCCAAG GGTGGTTGCTGTAAGATATGTGGTGAAGTTACACACTTGGCGAGGCATTGCCCGAACAAAAGGCAACAGTACTTCGAATCCTCGGTGGATGATG GTATGAATATGGAGGGAGATTACCAGGAAGACCATACTCTGCATGGTGGAGATGATCTTGAAGATGATTTCATTGATGAAGAAGAG GCGAACTCGGCGTCGGGCATGGCCGTGAGCGACGAGTGCAAGCTCAAGTTCCAGGAGCTCAAGGCGAAGCGGAGCTTCCGGTTCATCACGTTCAAGATCAACGAGCAGACGCAGCAGGTGGTGGTGGACCGGGTGGGGCAGCCGGGCGAGACCTACGCCGACTTCACCGCCACCATCCCCGCCGACGAGTGCCGCTACGCCGTCTTCGACTTCGACTTCGTCACCGACGAGAACTGCCAGAAGAGCAAGATCTTCTTCATCTCCTG gtccCCGGACACGTCCAGGGTGAGGAGCAAGATGCTGTACGCGAGCTCCAAGGACAGGTTCAAGAGGGAGCTGGACGGCTACCAGGTGGAGCTGCAGGCCACCGAACCCAGCGAGATGACGTTGGACATCGTCAAGGCCAGAGCCCTCTGA
- the LOC123190111 gene encoding actin-depolymerizing factor 6 isoform X1 has protein sequence MANSASGMAVSDECKLKFQELKAKRSFRFITFKINEQTQQVVVDRVGQPGETYADFTATIPADECRYAVFDFDFVTDENCQKSKIFFISWSPDTSRVRSKMLYASSKDRFKRELDGYQVELQATEPSEMTLDIVKARAL, from the exons ATG GCGAACTCGGCGTCGGGCATGGCCGTGAGCGACGAGTGCAAGCTCAAGTTCCAGGAGCTCAAGGCGAAGCGGAGCTTCCGGTTCATCACGTTCAAGATCAACGAGCAGACGCAGCAGGTGGTGGTGGACCGGGTGGGGCAGCCGGGCGAGACCTACGCCGACTTCACCGCCACCATCCCCGCCGACGAGTGCCGCTACGCCGTCTTCGACTTCGACTTCGTCACCGACGAGAACTGCCAGAAGAGCAAGATCTTCTTCATCTCCTG gtccCCGGACACGTCCAGGGTGAGGAGCAAGATGCTGTACGCGAGCTCCAAGGACAGGTTCAAGAGGGAGCTGGACGGCTACCAGGTGGAGCTGCAGGCCACCGAACCCAGCGAGATGACGTTGGACATCGTCAAGGCCAGAGCCCTCTGA